The following are from one region of the Macrobrachium nipponense isolate FS-2020 chromosome 21, ASM1510439v2, whole genome shotgun sequence genome:
- the LOC135197976 gene encoding uncharacterized protein LOC135197976, giving the protein MQNLRLISVLAAVLAVGFDIPGVNAQGSCQIDLDSAPQGFNPPLLVNPGSQETEYPELEGGERLLTIPDGGALVAACTGNTNSFELVDVKELEVSCRGGRLSVLRQSEAYSQIVKWVDLGCQKRPRAYLRRTKNSKCGERGERYDIGWPIRPGFFVPLIHLCYDDQVETTEFTYHKVQGRSIGFRSVDSSRPGFRSAGMFDVDANNVYKRRNQRPLFSELLGTTEHLTSQGQHYLARGHLAPDSDFFYTAEQDATYFYANVVPQWQDFNNGNWKRLEFAVRELAERQQAALDVWTGSYGVLQMPDANNNPVDMFLGLTEGKKQVPVPAVLWKVIHNPSTRRAVAIVGVNDVRGQGFSDDINLMDPPCYDVCDQLGWIDWDTQEVRRGRIFCCQVSDLIEKIPSLPTIGSVQLLTN; this is encoded by the exons ATGCAGAATTTACGATTAATTAGCGTTTTGGCAGCGGTGCTGGCGGTAGGATTCGACATACCCGGAGTTAATGCCCAAG GTTCCTGTCAAATCGACTTAGACAGCGCACCTCAAGGATTCAATCCTCCTCTCCTGGTGAATCCTGGCAGCCAGGAAACTGAATATCCCGAGTTAGAAGGCGGGGAACGTCTCCTTACCATTCCTGATGGTGGTGCGCTGGTTGCTGCCTGCACTGGCAACACAAATAGCTTTGAGCTCGTTGACGTAAAGGAATTGGAGGTGTCTTGCAGGGGTGGCAGACTGTCCGTCTTACGACAATCAGAGGCGTATTCGCAG ATTGTGAAATGGGTCGACCTCGGATGCCAAAAGCGGCCCAGGGCTTACCTCAGACGTACGAAGAACAGCAAAtgcggagagagaggagaaagatacGACATCGGATGGCCAATAAGACCAGGTTTCTTTGTGCCGTTAATTCATCTTTGCTACGACGACCAAGTGGAGACCACAGAATTCACTTACCACAAGGTGCAAGGAAG GTCCATCGGCTTCAGATCCGTTGATTCGTCTAGGCCAGGCTTCCGGTCTGCTGGCATGTTCGACGTAGACGCGAACAACGTCTACAAGAGAAGGAATCAGAGGCCTTTGTTCTCTGAGCTCTTGGGCACAACTGAGCATCTGACCAGCCAAGGTCAGCACTACCTGGCCAGAGGTCACTTGGCGCCCGATTCGGATTTCTTCTACACTGCTGAGCAAGATGCCACTTACTTCTACGCCAACGTTGTTCCTCAGTGGCAAGACTTCAACAACGGCAACTGGAAG AGACTAGAGTTTGCCGTCAGAGAGTTGGCCGAGAGACAGCAAGCCGCACTAGACGTCTGGACTGGCAGCTATGGAGTTTTGCAGATGCCTGATGCCAATAACAACCCCGTTGACATGTTCCTAGGGCTGACTGAAGGAAAGAAACAAGTGCCTGTTCCCGCAGTTCTATGGAAG GTTATTCACAACCCTTCCACCAGGCGCGCCGTGGCCATAGTCGGAGTCAACGACGTTCGAGGTCAAGGCTTCTCGGATGACATCAATTTAATGGACCCACCTTGCTACGACGTCTGTGACCAACTGGGCTGGATCGACTGGGATACCCAGGAAGTGAGAAGAGGTCGTATCTTCTGCTGCCAAGTGTCTGACCTCATAGAAAAGATACCCAGCTTACCTACCATTGGAAGCGTTCAACTGCTGACCAACTGA
- the LOC135197979 gene encoding hematopoietic prostaglandin D synthase-like isoform X1 yields MPEYTLMYFNAQGRGELIRWLFAHAGIEYNDDRIEMEDWPERKPDVPGGKLPVLMIDGKPLVQSVAIARYVAKEAGLVPEDNLDAAYCDALVDTCSEMMHQYMTLMFRVEDDDEKQRLFEEEFFPNHMEPFMKRLNHRLEEKEWFITDDMTWADLAIGRSLSQILAQFPDSLEHFPNVAGLVEKVCELPAIKEWIDNRPETSF; encoded by the exons ATGCCTGAATATACCCTCATGTACTTCAATGCCCAAGGGCGCGGAGAGCTGATAAGGTGGCTCTTTGCCCACGCTGGCATTGAATACAACGATGATCGCATTGAGATGGAGGACTGGCCTGAGAGGAAACCAG ATGTTCCAGGGGGAAAGCTTCCAGTCCTGATGATTGACGGGAAGCCCCTGGTGCAGTCGGTGGCCATTGCTCGCTATGTAGCCAAGGAAGCAGGTCTCGTCCCCGAGGACAACTTGGACGCAGCCTATTGCGATGCCCTGGTGGACACTTGCTCAGAGATGATGCATCAGTATATGACTCTTAT GTTCAGAGTAGAAGACGATGATGAAAAGCAGAGGTTGTTTGAGGAGGAATTCTTCCCCAACCATATGGAACCTTTCATGAAGAGGCTCAACCACCGCTTGGAGGAAAAGGAGTGGTTCATCACAGACGAC ATGACGTGGGCCGACCTCGCAATAGGCCGAAGCCTCAGTCAGATTCTGGCCCAGTTTCCCGATTCCTTGGAGCATTTCCCGAACGTGGCCGGCCTAGTGGAAAAGGTGTGCGAACTTCCCGCCATCAAGGAGTGGATCGACAACAGACCTGAGACTTCCTTCTAA